One genomic segment of Paenibacillus durus includes these proteins:
- a CDS encoding ABC transporter permease, whose amino-acid sequence MLTAVKRKYGFVFTAWKLNLAGAMEFRLSFFMTAGMMALSNAVFLFFWAMYFQRFPLINGWTLSDVMMVWAVSTAGFGISNMLFGNTLRIAFIVAHGDLDLYLAQPKPVLLNVLVNRMSLTAVGDFVFGLLIYAWFGQHTPLGLIKYGAAVLLAAMIFTFFNLLIQSLAFYIGNAEGIGYQMFIGFLSFSTYPTDIFKSWGKIMLFTILPAGFISYMPVGFLREFNWGFMGGLLAAVTVLGTGALTLFHRGLARYSSGNRMGLRG is encoded by the coding sequence ATGTTAACGGCGGTTAAACGAAAATACGGCTTTGTCTTTACAGCATGGAAGCTGAATCTCGCCGGCGCCATGGAGTTTCGCCTCAGCTTCTTCATGACGGCGGGGATGATGGCCTTAAGCAATGCGGTGTTCCTGTTCTTTTGGGCCATGTACTTTCAGCGATTTCCCCTGATCAACGGATGGACCTTGAGCGATGTGATGATGGTCTGGGCCGTCAGCACGGCCGGCTTTGGCATATCTAATATGCTGTTCGGCAATACGCTGCGCATCGCTTTTATCGTGGCGCACGGTGACTTGGATTTGTATCTGGCTCAGCCCAAGCCGGTGCTGCTGAATGTTCTGGTCAACCGGATGTCGCTTACGGCGGTAGGGGATTTTGTGTTCGGGCTGTTGATCTATGCCTGGTTCGGGCAGCATACCCCGCTAGGGCTTATAAAATATGGTGCTGCGGTGCTGCTGGCCGCCATGATCTTCACCTTTTTTAACCTGCTGATCCAGTCTCTTGCCTTCTATATCGGAAATGCGGAAGGAATCGGGTATCAGATGTTTATAGGCTTCTTGTCATTCAGCACCTACCCAACGGATATTTTCAAAAGCTGGGGAAAAATCATGCTGTTTACCATTTTGCCTGCCGGATTCATCAGCTATATGCCGGTCGGTTTCTTGCGGGAGTTCAACTGGGGCTTTATGGGCGGACTGCTGGCTGCGGTAACTGTGCTGGGGACAGGCGCGTTAACGCTGTTCCACCGGGGGCTCGCCCGGTACAGCTCCGGCAACCGGATGGGGCTGAGGGGATGA
- a CDS encoding MFS transporter encodes MDQKTGKFHDLFGNGRAIIYGIALLVGTSMGVINPLSTTHMTTNHGGGIWIGVISSSYFFFMALGSVFVDRTMRGSSVKTVITAGLLLTAVCSALFPLFTANAVWLLLMSLMGIGISCNMVGLQTALHNLSNEKSLGMVSGIYSLCYALGLIASAAVAPQVYGYVTWLPFAFSSLCLVLASGIIHFKLADVLVIPERAREKVLSKITLPLFGAFVYGFSETIVVSLYPLYLIREHVAVSQTGYGLSIFAVGSIIGLLPLTYLADRIGRKRCLALCVFISIFAVLGIVTAASMSLKLLLSFAAGFMIGPLYPLSMAFAVQDLSAGERSSGNALFTTFYGFGSAAGPFFSSVAMNIWGNGHIFTASLLLFCLFLTYMAMTRKDSKVRITKEEIL; translated from the coding sequence ATGGATCAAAAGACAGGCAAATTTCATGACCTGTTTGGCAACGGGAGAGCCATTATTTACGGCATTGCACTCTTGGTGGGTACTTCCATGGGCGTTATTAACCCGCTCTCTACCACGCACATGACCACGAACCATGGGGGGGGAATATGGATTGGAGTTATTTCCTCCTCTTATTTTTTCTTTATGGCTCTGGGCTCCGTATTTGTGGACAGAACGATGAGAGGAAGCAGTGTGAAGACGGTCATTACGGCCGGTCTGCTGCTGACTGCGGTATGCTCAGCCCTTTTTCCCCTATTTACAGCGAATGCGGTCTGGCTGCTTCTCATGTCATTAATGGGGATCGGCATCAGCTGTAATATGGTGGGTCTTCAGACGGCGCTTCATAATCTCTCCAATGAGAAAAGCCTGGGGATGGTCAGCGGAATTTACAGCTTATGTTATGCCCTCGGACTAATTGCCAGTGCGGCGGTGGCCCCGCAGGTGTATGGTTATGTGACATGGCTGCCGTTTGCATTCAGCAGTCTATGCCTGGTTCTTGCCTCGGGAATTATTCATTTCAAACTGGCCGATGTATTGGTCATTCCCGAACGCGCCAGGGAAAAGGTTCTATCCAAAATTACACTGCCTCTGTTCGGCGCTTTCGTGTACGGGTTCAGTGAAACGATAGTAGTTTCCTTGTATCCTCTCTACCTGATCAGGGAGCATGTCGCCGTGTCCCAGACGGGCTATGGATTAAGCATCTTTGCAGTCGGCAGCATCATCGGCCTTCTTCCTCTAACCTATCTGGCCGACCGGATCGGACGGAAGAGATGTCTGGCCTTATGTGTGTTTATCTCTATATTTGCTGTTTTGGGAATAGTGACTGCTGCCAGCATGTCTCTTAAATTGCTGCTCTCCTTTGCCGCAGGGTTCATGATCGGCCCCTTGTATCCTCTCTCGATGGCGTTTGCGGTTCAGGATTTATCGGCAGGCGAAAGGTCTTCGGGAAATGCCTTATTCACTACCTTCTACGGCTTCGGTTCAGCGGCGGGTCCGTTCTTCTCCTCCGTAGCCATGAATATATGGGGCAATGGGCATATATTCACTGCAAGTCTGCTGCTGTTCTGCTTGTTCCTTACCTATATGGCAATGACAAGAAAAGATTCCAAAGTACGGATAACTAAGGAGGAAATATTGTGA
- a CDS encoding ABC transporter ATP-binding protein, with the protein MSAIRVQGLSKVFNVKEKRQGLRGSVQSLFRPVYKEKTAVRPIDFAVKEGEILAFMGPNGAGKSTTIKMLTGILHPTSGQAEVLGLCPWKERGRLGFVVGSVFGQKSQLWYHLPPVDSFELLGAIYELPRTDFLRRRDDLAERFEIGPYMNTPVRRLSLGERMRCEIVAALLHSPRVVFLDEPTIGLDIVVKQKIRDLIVEMNREEGTTLFLTSHDAGDIEQLCKRAIVINHGDIILDQEVSRMKRDYLTYKTIELRLKEKPASMDLPGVQILKQQGSGLKLNVDTAVINIEEVLGYIVAHYRVEDVTIEDPPMEEIIAKIYERTGGARGSLAGYPAGAEKEAAHAAAFHQGKASGGSL; encoded by the coding sequence ATGTCGGCCATACGTGTGCAGGGCTTAAGTAAGGTGTTCAATGTCAAGGAAAAGCGGCAGGGGCTTCGCGGCAGTGTACAGTCTTTGTTCCGGCCTGTATACAAGGAGAAAACAGCGGTGAGGCCGATTGATTTTGCGGTGAAGGAGGGAGAAATCCTGGCCTTTATGGGACCTAACGGGGCGGGAAAATCAACTACGATCAAAATGCTGACCGGTATTCTGCATCCGACATCAGGCCAGGCAGAGGTGCTCGGTCTGTGCCCCTGGAAAGAGCGCGGCAGGCTGGGCTTCGTGGTCGGGTCTGTATTCGGGCAGAAGTCGCAGCTCTGGTATCATCTTCCGCCTGTAGACTCCTTCGAGCTGCTCGGGGCAATCTACGAGCTCCCAAGAACGGACTTCCTGCGCCGCAGAGACGATCTGGCGGAACGCTTCGAGATTGGGCCTTATATGAATACTCCGGTGCGCAGGCTGTCTCTTGGCGAAAGAATGCGCTGTGAGATTGTGGCGGCGCTGCTCCACAGCCCGAGGGTGGTATTCCTGGACGAACCCACCATCGGATTGGATATTGTCGTGAAGCAGAAGATTCGCGACCTGATCGTAGAGATGAACAGGGAGGAAGGAACCACGCTGTTCCTTACCTCTCATGACGCCGGCGATATTGAGCAGTTGTGCAAAAGAGCTATCGTCATCAACCATGGCGATATCATTCTCGATCAGGAGGTATCCCGGATGAAGCGGGATTACCTCACCTACAAAACCATCGAGCTGCGGCTAAAGGAGAAGCCTGCCTCCATGGATCTCCCCGGCGTACAAATCCTGAAGCAGCAGGGGAGCGGGCTGAAGCTTAACGTAGACACCGCAGTTATTAACATCGAAGAGGTTCTTGGATACATCGTCGCCCACTACAGGGTAGAAGATGTAACCATTGAAGATCCTCCTATGGAGGAGATTATCGCCAAAATATACGAGCGCACCGGCGGGGCGCGAGGCTCCTTGGCCGGGTATCCCGCAGGCGCGGAGAAGGAAGCTGCGCATGCAGCCGCTTTTCACCAAGGCAAGGCTTCTGGAGGTTCCTTATGA
- the ytfJ gene encoding GerW family sporulation protein: MSEHIHRLLETALPNLKGVIDAESVIGEPIQIPDGTVVIPICRTHFGFVTGGTEFSSSASSSLPFGGGIGAGASVTPVAFLIIGPSGVQTVLLDSPKDIYSRILDLSPQLLDKLKSLLDR; encoded by the coding sequence ATGTCCGAGCATATTCATCGGTTGCTGGAGACCGCATTGCCTAATCTGAAAGGCGTTATCGATGCAGAGTCCGTCATCGGAGAACCGATCCAGATACCGGACGGTACCGTCGTAATCCCCATTTGCCGAACCCATTTTGGATTTGTGACCGGGGGCACCGAATTCTCAAGCTCTGCTTCTTCGTCGCTGCCGTTTGGAGGAGGTATAGGAGCGGGCGCGTCCGTAACTCCCGTCGCGTTTCTCATTATCGGTCCTTCCGGAGTCCAGACGGTATTGCTTGATTCGCCCAAAGACATATACAGCCGCATTCTTGATCTGAGTCCGCAACTGCTCGATAAGTTGAAAAGCTTGTTGGACCGGTAA
- a CDS encoding ABC transporter permease, whose translation MNVSVKLRKYRAVSRITVKNQFMYVMDLLVRTLFLLIILYIFIQLWTATYAGAGETVIGGYRFEELIWYLIFSESLVTAMPKLHITVEDEVKTGGIGYLLCRPVSYILYRYAEFAGEFAVRLVVNLLVGGALGLALFGLPGFGWGWLGFVPVAAAAVTLNFMIRMMLALCAFWVEEIQGLVFVYDKLLFTVGGMLLPLELFIEPFRSICRWLPFQTMIYFPVKTAVQFEAGRMLQMLGIQAAWGLVFGLLLSLVYRRGVNKLNVNGG comes from the coding sequence ATGAATGTATCGGTCAAGCTGCGCAAATATCGAGCCGTCAGCCGGATAACGGTCAAAAATCAGTTCATGTATGTTATGGATTTGCTGGTAAGGACGCTGTTTCTTCTCATCATTCTCTATATCTTCATTCAGCTGTGGACCGCCACTTATGCCGGTGCAGGGGAGACCGTCATCGGAGGATACCGCTTCGAGGAATTGATCTGGTATCTGATTTTTTCGGAATCCCTGGTTACGGCTATGCCGAAGCTTCATATTACTGTGGAGGACGAGGTGAAGACGGGCGGCATCGGGTACCTGCTGTGCAGACCTGTGAGCTATATCCTCTACCGGTATGCGGAGTTTGCCGGGGAATTTGCCGTAAGGCTTGTCGTCAACCTGCTGGTGGGAGGCGCCCTGGGTCTAGCGCTTTTCGGCCTCCCGGGCTTCGGATGGGGGTGGCTCGGCTTTGTGCCGGTGGCGGCTGCGGCGGTAACGCTAAATTTTATGATCCGGATGATGCTGGCTCTCTGTGCCTTCTGGGTTGAAGAAATTCAAGGCTTGGTCTTCGTGTACGACAAGCTGCTGTTTACAGTGGGAGGGATGTTGCTCCCCTTGGAGCTGTTTATTGAGCCGTTCCGGAGCATCTGCCGCTGGCTGCCTTTTCAGACCATGATCTACTTTCCGGTCAAGACGGCCGTTCAATTTGAAGCCGGGAGAATGCTTCAGATGCTGGGAATCCAGGCTGCCTGGGGCCTGGTGTTCGGGCTGTTGCTCAGCCTGGTGTACAGGAGAGGGGTGAACAAGCTTAATGTTAACGGCGGTTAA
- a CDS encoding non-ribosomal peptide synthetase, giving the protein MSKMYVDPAKESGSTKQRIFQIVSSVTGHRIEDIDLEMYLEEDLGLDSIKMITLMNEMITLIPEEQLDDFNAAHPVGSLLIIQTVRQLVKVFEEWEASRRNIMEYPEIAVTSNALSIPLEMREQLKVEVCGLISEIAGHNIEDLHVDMDLESDLGLDSIKMISLMNGMLRLIPADQVDDFTCRYSFAALLTLQTIGDIVELFVDWRKNNSIGPKPVINTDVPVLTEISENDPEYLEMIHSQYLFLVTYLSVANLSISSGVKVRGELNAGSLRESWRELVYRHPILRSVFTLDQGTSSLKGYRLKLLTDVALPEISVEDIRHLDEKNQQQVISRKFEDSLNHKFDITQWPLHTISVIRTADDEYELILDINHLISDGLGNQQILKELLEIYGARSQKRMAELGPALRANEYNHIVMKMNAWNAPEEIQALDDYVQQQGRGTYFFNPYKSFRTFSAEHSTGPVIHTRKYWIDEQTTALLIQRTKAWRTSLFVLLVSAYLKTIKQQGEEQSRIILNLPTSGRLYPNMDATDVLSAFAQNLALTFSCEDAGEGWESLIGRTKEVINSKLSSGMDRAQTCRAAHYAKDSIRLQNGSMPDAVASMIRSTLKSNLYLSFVGNTSIDKKYGNYEIHDYEAYTGTNPGTIDNLVEIFQGRLMITSNYDSSFFDDGYMEEHMGRFIENINRLAAVEVKTAEPLAGMPGTQVVEVAREMEEKLRRIVEEICTRKLEADDMSRDLEAELGLDSLQRIRLIARLGNVFENIDKASLFGCRTINEMISTMADRNIRPSVNDKVAGTDIPYLKISEQCKVTPDAIAVLDGERSVTYRELDELSNRLAHYLRSQGVKSQSLVGIMTLPGHRMLIGILGILKAGAAYVPLDPVYPPERIKYITRHAQLHFLLTEQLLKEQADFIVSESPSIKTLTILDEDADSAQWRNCSDRDPDVDSSPHDVMVVLYTSGSTGNPKGVILNHRGYMNRLEWHQETFRLQPGERVAQKTSCCFDISVWELLWPLMYGGTVCPAQKEVVKNPWSLAQWMADTRINVMHFVPSLFGEFVNSLEDEGYTFPALRWLIFSGEGLPLSPVQKWMDRYGKSTGLANLYGPTEASIDVTYHIISERPGSAGEMSIPIGKPIPGVFIKNLDEHMRELPEGEIGELWIGGIQLAKGYLHNPEKTREAFHPNPFAEIPGEFIYRTGDLTAKRADGSYEYHGRIDNQVKLRGFRVELGEVEAVLGAHAKIDEAAVIVIEPSPGQQILLACLSGKQTEDKEIKDFIGRKLPYYMVPHRLEWLPRLPKNPNGKLDRKALRVMFSGSGSAKEQPRAEEPSVKRPLTGENTLPLAPAQSWLMNYFDYPYCWAGYTRFVYKQKLNLQQFKKAAALLNQRHDALRSVLVQQDSGWEQRFLEGDMASNVDFYDGSHMEEAHRNEEIQTILTEAIQGFKVDQWPLWRIIVVQVSESVYDIAAVGHHLISDVITNQLLLQEIWQIYAGLGSGSEQVRLPKAKPFADFVRAAQEEKRIHAKNYVDYWSSQFPPESVCKLPADFFKGPNDEQSARIMRFEFDKENTSSILGKAKKHFGSNVYPILLAPLYRMLGDLFQQSKVIVSHRVHGRELGGKSFMQTPGNFAVNFPMGIRVGENSGWQELIRSIRQGLEEVPLGGASYDLVSENLPLYMYPDVKLTPIRANYLGNRDMPKLPDFEFSKQGMDRRFSLPQQKRISVIEFFFSIEEGRLVVEIEYSANLHAAATINRLAEHYTENMLKLISSIQEIPAQPFSVREGQLSKKVAIVTGGSRGIGRSIALSMAREGADIVLVSRSVKQLQETADEIRRLGADVLAISMDVSDGPGVQKAVDQVMERFGHIDILVNSAGITGMAAMTDMNPGAWESIIQVNLMGTYHFCYAVIPHLIKQKRGKIINIGSDSSFIGYPMMSAYAASKHGVLGLTRALSEELKNSNIQVNALCPALVDTDMAPAAFKGRAIPPSGVADSAVFLASSRSDYITGEAVQIYGRQDMHWFGAQQMQMLQAVMRKQS; this is encoded by the coding sequence ATGAGCAAAATGTACGTTGATCCAGCAAAAGAAAGCGGCAGTACAAAACAAAGGATTTTTCAGATAGTTTCCAGTGTAACGGGTCATAGGATTGAAGATATTGATCTTGAAATGTATTTGGAAGAGGATCTGGGTCTGGATTCCATTAAGATGATTACGCTTATGAATGAAATGATTACACTTATCCCGGAGGAACAACTGGATGATTTTAATGCTGCCCATCCGGTGGGGTCATTACTGATTATACAAACTGTCCGCCAATTGGTGAAGGTTTTTGAGGAGTGGGAAGCCTCCCGAAGAAATATTATGGAGTATCCGGAAATCGCAGTTACTTCCAATGCATTATCCATACCCCTTGAAATGCGCGAACAATTGAAAGTGGAGGTCTGCGGACTGATCTCCGAAATCGCCGGCCACAACATAGAGGATCTGCATGTGGATATGGATCTGGAAAGTGATTTAGGTCTGGATTCCATCAAAATGATTTCGCTCATGAACGGTATGCTCAGACTCATTCCTGCAGATCAGGTAGATGATTTTACCTGCAGATATTCTTTTGCTGCACTGCTCACCCTGCAGACAATAGGGGATATTGTGGAGTTGTTTGTCGATTGGCGGAAGAATAATAGCATTGGCCCCAAACCGGTTATAAACACTGACGTTCCTGTTTTGACAGAAATTTCTGAAAATGATCCTGAATATCTTGAAATGATACATAGCCAGTATTTATTCTTGGTTACCTATTTATCTGTAGCCAATCTCTCCATCAGCTCGGGAGTGAAGGTTAGGGGTGAGCTGAATGCCGGAAGTCTGCGGGAGTCCTGGAGAGAACTTGTGTACCGCCATCCCATACTGCGCAGCGTGTTTACACTTGATCAGGGGACTAGCAGTCTGAAAGGCTACCGCCTGAAGCTGCTCACGGATGTTGCCCTTCCGGAAATTTCTGTAGAGGATATCCGGCATCTGGACGAAAAGAATCAGCAGCAAGTGATCTCCCGGAAATTTGAAGACTCGCTCAATCATAAATTTGATATTACACAGTGGCCGCTGCACACTATCTCCGTAATACGTACCGCCGATGATGAATATGAGCTCATATTGGACATCAACCATCTCATCTCGGACGGTCTGGGCAACCAGCAGATATTGAAGGAATTGCTGGAGATTTATGGCGCGAGGTCACAAAAAAGAATGGCGGAATTAGGGCCTGCCCTGCGTGCCAATGAATATAACCATATCGTTATGAAAATGAATGCGTGGAATGCGCCGGAGGAAATTCAAGCTCTGGATGATTACGTACAGCAGCAGGGCAGGGGAACCTATTTCTTTAACCCTTATAAATCCTTCAGAACGTTTTCCGCTGAACACTCAACCGGGCCTGTGATTCATACCCGGAAATATTGGATCGATGAGCAAACAACGGCTCTCCTTATTCAGCGTACGAAAGCATGGCGCACCTCACTGTTTGTTCTTCTGGTCAGCGCGTATCTAAAGACGATAAAACAGCAGGGGGAGGAGCAAAGCCGAATTATTCTCAATCTGCCGACAAGCGGAAGGCTCTACCCCAATATGGATGCAACGGACGTACTCAGCGCGTTTGCGCAGAATCTTGCCCTCACCTTTTCTTGTGAGGATGCCGGCGAAGGTTGGGAATCGCTGATTGGCAGAACCAAAGAAGTAATTAACAGCAAGTTATCCTCAGGAATGGACAGGGCGCAGACCTGCAGAGCTGCACACTATGCCAAAGACTCGATCCGTCTGCAGAATGGCAGCATGCCGGATGCGGTAGCTTCCATGATCCGTTCGACTCTAAAATCAAATCTTTACCTCTCCTTCGTAGGGAACACATCCATTGATAAGAAATATGGAAATTATGAAATCCATGATTATGAAGCTTACACAGGCACCAATCCCGGGACGATAGACAACCTGGTTGAAATCTTTCAAGGAAGACTTATGATCACATCGAATTATGACAGCTCCTTTTTTGACGACGGGTACATGGAAGAGCATATGGGTAGATTCATCGAAAATATTAACAGGCTCGCCGCTGTTGAAGTGAAGACGGCTGAACCTCTCGCTGGTATGCCGGGAACGCAAGTTGTTGAAGTGGCTAGAGAAATGGAAGAAAAATTACGGAGAATCGTTGAAGAAATCTGCACTAGGAAACTTGAGGCCGATGATATGTCCAGGGATTTGGAAGCTGAACTGGGCCTGGATTCCTTACAGCGTATCCGGCTCATCGCGCGGCTTGGCAACGTATTCGAGAATATCGATAAGGCGTCTTTGTTCGGGTGCCGGACAATCAATGAAATGATTTCCACTATGGCAGACAGGAACATTCGGCCGTCTGTGAACGACAAAGTGGCGGGAACGGACATTCCTTATTTGAAAATCTCCGAACAATGCAAGGTCACACCGGATGCGATCGCTGTCCTGGACGGAGAACGAAGCGTCACTTACCGTGAGCTGGATGAATTATCTAACCGATTGGCACATTATCTTCGCTCACAGGGAGTGAAGTCGCAAAGTCTGGTCGGGATTATGACGCTCCCCGGTCATCGAATGCTGATTGGAATTTTAGGAATTCTGAAGGCCGGGGCCGCTTATGTTCCTCTTGATCCAGTGTATCCGCCTGAACGGATTAAGTATATTACCCGGCACGCTCAGCTTCATTTCCTGTTGACGGAACAGCTGCTGAAAGAGCAGGCGGACTTCATCGTTTCGGAGAGTCCGTCTATCAAGACATTAACTATTCTGGATGAAGATGCTGATTCGGCGCAATGGAGGAATTGCTCCGATCGAGATCCTGACGTCGATAGTTCGCCCCATGATGTAATGGTGGTTCTGTATACGTCAGGATCAACCGGAAATCCCAAAGGAGTCATTCTCAATCACCGGGGCTATATGAACCGGCTGGAATGGCATCAAGAGACCTTCCGGTTACAACCCGGTGAACGGGTAGCGCAAAAGACTTCCTGCTGCTTCGATATCTCGGTTTGGGAGCTATTATGGCCGCTAATGTATGGCGGGACCGTATGTCCTGCACAGAAGGAGGTCGTCAAGAATCCATGGAGTTTAGCCCAGTGGATGGCCGATACCCGCATCAATGTCATGCACTTTGTGCCTTCATTGTTTGGTGAATTTGTAAATTCACTGGAGGACGAGGGATATACGTTTCCCGCGCTGCGCTGGTTGATTTTTAGCGGAGAAGGACTGCCTCTCTCGCCGGTTCAGAAGTGGATGGACCGGTATGGCAAATCCACCGGACTTGCTAATCTCTATGGTCCTACAGAAGCTTCTATAGATGTGACTTATCACATTATTTCCGAAAGACCGGGTTCGGCTGGTGAGATGAGTATTCCCATCGGAAAGCCCATTCCTGGAGTGTTTATCAAGAATCTGGATGAGCATATGCGGGAACTGCCCGAGGGCGAGATCGGCGAATTGTGGATTGGCGGCATTCAGCTTGCCAAAGGGTATTTGCACAATCCGGAGAAGACCCGTGAAGCTTTTCATCCCAATCCATTCGCGGAAATTCCCGGAGAATTCATCTACCGAACGGGTGATTTAACGGCGAAAAGGGCGGACGGCAGCTACGAATATCATGGCCGCATCGATAATCAGGTGAAGCTTCGCGGCTTCAGGGTGGAATTGGGTGAAGTTGAGGCTGTGCTTGGCGCTCATGCCAAGATTGATGAGGCAGCCGTCATTGTCATCGAGCCCTCTCCCGGACAACAAATACTGCTCGCCTGCCTGTCAGGAAAGCAGACTGAAGACAAAGAAATCAAAGATTTCATTGGCCGGAAGCTTCCATACTACATGGTTCCGCATCGGCTGGAATGGCTGCCGCGGCTGCCCAAGAATCCGAACGGCAAGCTGGACCGCAAAGCGCTGCGCGTTATGTTCAGCGGATCAGGTTCAGCGAAAGAACAGCCACGAGCGGAAGAGCCTTCAGTGAAACGCCCTTTGACCGGGGAGAACACACTTCCGCTTGCGCCGGCTCAAAGCTGGCTGATGAATTATTTTGACTATCCGTACTGCTGGGCGGGCTATACCCGGTTTGTATACAAGCAGAAGCTCAATTTACAGCAATTTAAGAAAGCCGCCGCTCTGCTGAACCAGCGTCATGACGCGCTGAGAAGCGTTCTGGTGCAACAAGACTCTGGATGGGAACAGCGTTTCCTGGAAGGGGATATGGCCAGCAATGTGGACTTCTACGATGGCAGCCACATGGAGGAAGCCCACAGAAATGAAGAGATCCAAACAATCCTGACCGAAGCGATACAGGGCTTCAAGGTCGATCAATGGCCTTTATGGAGAATTATCGTGGTTCAAGTATCGGAGTCGGTGTACGATATCGCGGCGGTTGGCCATCACCTGATTTCGGATGTCATTACGAATCAGCTGTTATTGCAGGAGATTTGGCAAATTTACGCCGGACTCGGATCAGGGTCGGAGCAAGTGCGGCTTCCGAAGGCTAAGCCGTTTGCCGATTTTGTACGGGCGGCGCAGGAAGAGAAAAGAATCCATGCCAAAAACTATGTGGATTATTGGTCTTCACAGTTTCCGCCGGAGTCCGTATGCAAGCTCCCCGCCGATTTTTTCAAGGGGCCAAATGATGAGCAGTCCGCAAGGATTATGCGTTTTGAATTTGACAAAGAAAATACATCGTCGATTTTAGGTAAGGCCAAAAAGCACTTTGGCAGCAACGTCTACCCGATTTTGCTGGCTCCTCTATACCGGATGCTGGGCGATCTCTTCCAGCAATCAAAGGTTATCGTCAGCCACCGGGTACACGGAAGAGAGCTGGGCGGCAAGAGCTTCATGCAGACACCGGGCAACTTTGCCGTCAATTTCCCGATGGGTATAAGGGTAGGGGAGAATAGCGGCTGGCAGGAGCTCATCCGCAGCATTCGCCAGGGTTTAGAGGAAGTTCCGCTTGGCGGAGCGAGCTATGATCTGGTTTCTGAGAATTTGCCGCTCTATATGTACCCGGACGTCAAACTGACTCCGATCAGGGCCAATTATCTCGGAAACCGGGATATGCCGAAGCTGCCGGACTTTGAGTTCTCCAAGCAAGGGATGGACCGCAGATTCTCGCTGCCGCAGCAAAAAAGAATATCGGTGATTGAATTCTTTTTCTCCATTGAGGAGGGCAGGCTGGTGGTCGAAATCGAGTACTCAGCGAATCTTCATGCTGCCGCCACAATCAATCGCCTGGCTGAACATTACACGGAAAATATGCTTAAGCTTATTTCGTCCATTCAGGAAATACCGGCCCAGCCTTTTAGTGTAAGAGAAGGACAGCTATCCAAAAAGGTGGCAATTGTTACTGGCGGCAGTAGAGGCATCGGCAGGAGCATCGCGCTGTCCATGGCCCGGGAAGGGGCTGACATTGTCCTGGTATCCAGATCCGTGAAGCAGCTTCAGGAGACGGCCGATGAAATCCGCAGGCTCGGCGCTGATGTTCTGGCGATATCGATGGATGTCAGTGACGGACCTGGGGTTCAGAAGGCAGTTGACCAGGTGATGGAGCGTTTCGGACATATTGATATTCTCGTCAACAGTGCCGGAATTACCGGGATGGCCGCGATGACGGACATGAATCCCGGAGCGTGGGAGTCGATCATTCAGGTGAATCTGATGGGAACGTATCACTTCTGCTATGCGGTCATACCGCATCTGATTAAACAGAAGCGGGGCAAAATCATCAACATTGGATCAGATTCCTCGTTTATCGGTTATCCGATGATGAGCGCCTATGCGGCATCGAAGCATGGGGTTCTCGGGCTGACCCGGGCGCTGTCGGAAGAGCTGAAAAACAGCAATATTCAGGTGAACGCGCTATGTCCGGCACTCGTGGACACCGATATGGCGCCGGCGGCGTTCAAGGGACGGGCAATCCCTCCATCAGGGGTTGCGGACTCGGCGGTGTTCCTGGCTTCTTCCCGTTCGGATTATATTACCGGCGAGGCTGTACAAATTTACGGCAGACAAGATATGCACTGGTTCGGGGCACAGCAGATGCAGATGCTGCAGGCCGTCATGCGCAAGCAATCATAA